A genomic segment from Arcobacter sp. CECT 8986 encodes:
- a CDS encoding ABC transporter ATP-binding protein yields the protein MILEVCNITKKFGGVTAIKDTSFHVNSKEIYGLIGPNGAGKTTMFNIITGNYAPTEGIIKFDGQRIDGTKPHKIVHKGVARTFQNIRLFNSMTVLDNILIAFDYQAKYSYFETILRLPRFFKEEKRIKQKAFEIMEVLGISKYANEQATSLSYGSQRKVEIARALAAAPKLLLLDEPAAGMNPNETKELAQLLFDIRDKFDITILLIEHDMKFVNHLCDRVMVLDYGKTIFEGHIEDAIKDKEVIKAYLGDFKHA from the coding sequence ATGATTTTAGAGGTTTGTAATATTACTAAAAAATTTGGTGGAGTTACTGCTATTAAAGATACCTCTTTTCATGTTAATTCAAAAGAGATATATGGTTTGATTGGTCCAAATGGTGCTGGTAAAACTACAATGTTTAATATAATCACAGGTAATTATGCACCAACAGAAGGAATAATTAAATTTGATGGACAAAGAATAGATGGTACAAAACCACATAAAATTGTTCATAAAGGAGTTGCAAGAACATTTCAAAATATTAGACTTTTTAACTCGATGACAGTTTTGGATAATATTTTAATTGCATTTGATTATCAAGCAAAATACTCTTATTTTGAAACAATATTAAGGCTTCCTAGATTTTTTAAAGAAGAGAAAAGAATAAAACAAAAAGCTTTTGAGATAATGGAAGTTCTAGGTATTTCAAAATATGCAAATGAACAAGCAACTTCATTGTCTTATGGAAGTCAAAGAAAAGTAGAAATTGCAAGAGCTTTGGCAGCTGCACCAAAACTTCTTTTACTTGATGAACCAGCAGCAGGTATGAATCCAAATGAGACAAAAGAGTTAGCTCAACTATTATTTGATATTAGAGATAAATTTGATATTACAATTTTACTTATTGAACATGATATGAAATTTGTAAATCATTTATGTGATAGAGTTATGGTTCTTGATTATGGTAAGACAATTTTTGAAGGTCATATTGAAGATGCTATTAAAGATAAAGAAGTAATAAAAGCGTATCTTGGAGATTTTAAACATGCTTAA
- a CDS encoding ABC transporter ATP-binding protein — protein sequence MLKVRDLEVYYGLIRAVKKINFQVEKGQIVSLIGSNGAGKTSTLQSIVNDVKRKGRIYFEGHNISKLHTHKVIQSGISLVPEGRRVFVNLTVDENLRMGAFNNDEKYVALQESMYDLFPRLKQKRKQLAGTMSGGEQQMLAIARALMSAPKLLMLDEPSLGLAPKIIGEVFDIITQLKEDGITILLVEQNAFAALNISDYAYVLENGEIALQDNAKELMNSDEIRKKYLGA from the coding sequence ATGCTTAAAGTAAGAGATTTAGAAGTATATTATGGTTTAATAAGAGCTGTTAAAAAGATTAATTTTCAGGTTGAAAAAGGTCAAATAGTATCTTTAATTGGTTCTAATGGTGCAGGTAAAACATCAACTTTACAATCAATTGTAAATGATGTTAAAAGAAAAGGTAGAATATATTTTGAAGGTCATAATATATCAAAACTTCATACGCATAAAGTTATTCAAAGTGGTATATCTTTAGTTCCAGAAGGAAGAAGAGTTTTTGTTAATTTAACAGTTGATGAAAACCTAAGAATGGGTGCTTTTAATAATGATGAAAAATATGTAGCTTTACAAGAATCAATGTATGATTTATTTCCAAGATTGAAACAAAAAAGAAAACAATTAGCAGGAACAATGAGTGGAGGAGAGCAACAAATGTTAGCAATTGCTAGAGCTTTGATGAGTGCTCCTAAGCTTTTAATGTTAGATGAACCAAGTTTAGGTTTAGCACCTAAAATAATTGGGGAAGTTTTTGATATAATTACACAATTAAAAGAAGATGGTATTACTATTCTTCTTGTAGAACAAAATGCATTTGCAGCACTGAATATTTCTGATTATGCATATGTATTAGAAAATGGTGAAATTGCATTACAAGATAATGCAAAAGAGTTAATGAACTCTGATGAAATAAGGAAAAAATACCTAGGAGCATAA
- a CDS encoding MarC family protein encodes MLSLNEYIQVFIGIMAIFSPLSAIPIFISLTATSSQEDRNQTAKTVAIASGVAGIISVWIGEYILLFFGISIAAFKIAGGILLLLMSINMLNAEIPKAKHTKNELEEAKNTSKEIAIVPLAIPLIAGPGAISTIIIFSQKSHSLMHLIIMTLIITTLAFYIWGTLRMSTYINKKLGITGINVVSRVMGLLLASISVQFIISGLTLVFPFLTK; translated from the coding sequence GTGTTATCACTTAACGAGTATATACAAGTATTTATTGGTATTATGGCAATTTTTAGTCCATTGTCAGCAATACCAATTTTTATATCACTAACAGCAACTTCTTCACAAGAAGATAGAAATCAAACTGCAAAAACAGTTGCAATTGCATCTGGAGTTGCAGGTATAATTTCTGTTTGGATTGGTGAATATATATTACTTTTTTTTGGAATTTCAATTGCTGCATTTAAAATAGCAGGAGGTATTTTATTACTTCTTATGTCTATAAATATGTTAAATGCAGAAATTCCAAAAGCAAAACATACAAAAAATGAGTTAGAAGAAGCAAAAAATACATCAAAAGAAATAGCAATAGTACCTTTAGCAATCCCTTTGATTGCAGGTCCTGGTGCAATTTCTACTATTATTATTTTTTCTCAAAAAAGTCATAGTTTAATGCATCTTATTATTATGACTTTGATTATTACTACTTTAGCATTTTATATATGGGGAACATTAAGAATGTCAACTTATATAAACAAAAAGTTAGGAATTACAGGGATAAATGTAGTATCAAGGGTTATGGGTTTACTTCTTGCATCTATTTCTGTACAGTTTATAATTTCTGGATTAACGTTAGTTTTTCCTTTCTTGACAAAATAG
- a CDS encoding TerB family tellurite resistance protein yields MLLMKLETKEKFCFLRLAHYLARIDSDYGEKEHEIIEEYCVEMGIENEEIFDVDNFDLQDTLKCFKSTKSKKIVMLELMILIHADDSFDFKEKELIEDINSTFGFSKRDMSYYSQWGKAVASLYEQGQLLIEED; encoded by the coding sequence ATGTTATTAATGAAATTAGAGACAAAAGAGAAGTTTTGTTTTTTAAGACTAGCTCACTATCTTGCTAGAATAGATAGTGATTATGGTGAAAAAGAACATGAAATAATAGAAGAGTATTGTGTCGAAATGGGTATTGAAAATGAAGAGATTTTCGATGTTGATAATTTTGATTTACAAGATACTTTAAAATGTTTTAAATCTACAAAAAGTAAAAAAATAGTAATGCTTGAATTAATGATTTTAATTCATGCAGATGACTCTTTTGACTTTAAAGAAAAAGAGCTAATAGAAGATATAAATAGTACTTTTGGTTTTTCAAAAAGAGATATGAGTTACTATTCTCAATGGGGAAAAGCAGTAGCATCTTTATATGAACAAGGGCAGTTACTTATTGAGGAGGATTAA
- the cobA gene encoding uroporphyrinogen-III C-methyltransferase → MVYLVGAGPGDIELFTLKAVNILKKADVILYDALVNEEFIQFCKEDSLKINVGKRKGHHIKNQDEINELLIKYAKEKDIVVRLKGGTPFVFGRGYEEVKALKQIGITPTIISGVSSTTSVPESFMIPSIDRSFSDSYRTITGHDLEIFNEIVTSYHKRENLIIMMGAYKAKQIVESLLNKGFPASTPIAYLSKGTTKDEKCLKFTLEEVSKKDDTFFEELKKLTPVITYVGETIKASY, encoded by the coding sequence TTGGTATATCTAGTTGGTGCAGGACCAGGTGACATAGAACTTTTTACATTAAAAGCTGTAAATATTTTAAAAAAAGCAGATGTAATTTTATATGATGCTTTAGTAAATGAAGAGTTTATACAATTTTGTAAAGAAGACTCTTTAAAAATTAATGTAGGAAAAAGAAAAGGTCATCATATCAAAAATCAAGATGAGATAAATGAACTTCTTATAAAATATGCAAAAGAAAAAGATATTGTTGTAAGATTAAAAGGTGGAACTCCATTTGTATTTGGTAGAGGATACGAAGAAGTAAAAGCTTTAAAACAAATAGGTATAACTCCTACTATTATATCTGGTGTTTCTTCAACTACAAGTGTACCTGAAAGTTTTATGATACCTTCAATTGATAGAAGTTTTTCAGATTCATATAGAACAATTACAGGTCATGATTTAGAAATATTCAATGAAATTGTAACTTCATACCATAAAAGAGAAAATCTAATTATTATGATGGGTGCATATAAAGCAAAACAGATTGTAGAGAGTCTATTAAATAAAGGTTTTCCAGCTTCTACTCCAATTGCTTATTTAAGCAAAGGTACAACAAAAGATGAAAAATGTTTGAAATTTACACTTGAAGAAGTATCAAAAAAAGATGATACATTTTTTGAAGAATTAAAAAAATTAACTCCAGTTATTACATATGTAGGTGAGACTATAAAAGCATCTTATTAA
- a CDS encoding prepilin-type N-terminal cleavage/methylation domain-containing protein, which translates to MKRAFSLIEVVFTITILSIIITFISSNFSTLFTNVDITKYKLQVEQIRSSLKSKKTKELLSNKMLFTSLDNAAINKENEKLFSNILATPIISSKSSWIKSTKRVYTLNLNDNKVKFEYKNNSFMCINKNNLCKEFQ; encoded by the coding sequence ATGAAAAGAGCTTTTTCTTTAATAGAAGTTGTTTTTACTATTACTATTCTTTCAATTATTATTACTTTTATAAGTAGTAACTTCTCAACTCTTTTTACAAATGTTGATATAACAAAATATAAGCTTCAAGTAGAGCAAATAAGAAGTTCACTTAAAAGTAAAAAAACAAAAGAGTTATTATCAAATAAGATGTTATTTACAAGTTTAGATAATGCAGCAATAAATAAAGAAAATGAAAAACTTTTCTCAAATATTTTAGCAACGCCTATTATCTCTTCAAAAAGTTCTTGGATAAAATCTACTAAGAGAGTATATACACTAAATTTAAACGATAACAAAGTAAAGTTTGAATATAAAAATAACTCATTTATGTGTATAAATAAAAATAATTTATGTAAAGAGTTTCAATGA
- a CDS encoding primosomal protein N': protein MKYYELAILKSPLSNLTYQSNETLQIGTKVLVKLARIKKLCEAVIIKEVEQPSFKCVDIDTITVEYYSDEMIEISSFISKYYVCSLGEALSIYTPFDKSLEEPFEKKEYECNIDLSTKQQEAYDFLENKKQALLFANTGSGKTEVYIKAIAKHLNEQKQAVLLMPEISLTPQMQKRLEKVFDSSVAIWHSKVTKKKKKEIIEKLLKGEIRLVAGARSSLFLPFKNLGIIVVDEEHDESYKSDSKPRLQTKDLSLYIAKKYDIQLILGSATPSISSFKKVPYYRLTQTFFESKKYIDFDESDTNLSPKILNRINNTLNNNHQVIIFLPTRANFKYQICTSCGKSVECPYCSVSMSLHKNDLALKCHYCGYTQQIPEFCPSCNTGIIHNLRVGTAQIEEELNEAFPDKTIRRFDRDEIKTDTKLKSVLNDFNKNKIDILVGTQMLSKGHDYHNVKLAVVLGIDSVLNMNSYKAREKALSLLIQIAGRSGRKGEGEVIVQTKNQEFFEYYFHEADYKDFLDEELEFREELYPPFVKMARVIFFHANGLKVKDELDKYVKILKDNSNIEVVGFGQCAIFKLANKYRYEIIIRSVSIKSILEALHSIDSTMATIDMDTTH, encoded by the coding sequence ATGAAATATTATGAATTAGCTATTTTAAAATCTCCACTTTCAAATCTAACATATCAATCTAATGAAACTTTACAAATAGGAACTAAAGTTCTTGTAAAATTAGCAAGAATAAAAAAACTTTGTGAAGCTGTAATCATAAAAGAAGTAGAACAACCAAGTTTTAAATGTGTAGATATAGATACTATTACAGTTGAGTATTATAGTGATGAGATGATAGAAATCTCAAGTTTTATTTCAAAATATTATGTTTGTAGTTTGGGTGAAGCTTTAAGTATTTATACACCATTTGATAAATCATTAGAAGAGCCATTTGAAAAAAAAGAGTATGAGTGTAATATTGATTTATCTACAAAGCAACAAGAAGCATATGATTTTTTAGAAAACAAAAAACAAGCATTGCTTTTTGCAAATACAGGAAGTGGAAAAACAGAAGTTTATATCAAAGCTATTGCAAAACATTTAAACGAACAAAAACAAGCTGTTTTATTGATGCCTGAAATTTCATTGACTCCTCAAATGCAAAAAAGACTAGAGAAAGTTTTTGATTCTAGTGTTGCAATTTGGCACTCAAAAGTAACAAAAAAGAAGAAAAAAGAGATTATTGAAAAGTTATTAAAAGGTGAAATTAGATTAGTTGCGGGTGCAAGGTCTTCACTATTTTTACCTTTTAAAAATTTAGGAATAATAGTAGTTGATGAAGAGCATGATGAGTCATATAAAAGTGATTCTAAACCAAGATTACAAACAAAAGATTTGAGTTTGTATATTGCAAAGAAATATGATATTCAATTGATACTAGGAAGTGCAACTCCATCAATATCTTCTTTTAAAAAAGTTCCTTATTATAGATTAACTCAAACTTTTTTTGAATCAAAAAAATATATTGATTTTGATGAAAGTGATACAAATTTATCACCAAAAATTTTAAATAGAATAAATAATACTTTAAATAACAACCATCAAGTTATTATCTTTTTACCAACAAGAGCAAATTTTAAATATCAAATATGTACAAGTTGTGGAAAATCTGTTGAGTGTCCTTACTGTTCTGTTTCTATGAGTTTGCATAAAAATGATTTAGCTTTAAAATGCCATTATTGTGGATATACGCAACAAATTCCAGAGTTTTGTCCTTCTTGTAATACAGGAATAATTCATAATTTAAGAGTAGGAACTGCACAAATAGAAGAAGAGTTAAACGAAGCTTTTCCAGATAAAACAATAAGAAGATTTGATAGAGATGAGATAAAAACAGATACAAAACTAAAATCAGTTTTGAATGATTTTAATAAAAATAAAATTGATATATTAGTTGGAACACAAATGCTTTCAAAAGGGCATGATTATCATAATGTAAAATTAGCAGTTGTTTTAGGAATAGATTCTGTATTAAATATGAACTCATATAAAGCAAGAGAAAAAGCTCTATCTTTACTTATTCAAATAGCAGGAAGAAGTGGAAGAAAAGGTGAGGGTGAAGTAATAGTCCAAACAAAAAATCAAGAGTTTTTTGAGTACTATTTTCATGAAGCAGACTATAAAGATTTCTTAGATGAAGAGTTAGAATTTAGAGAAGAGTTATATCCTCCCTTTGTAAAAATGGCAAGGGTTATTTTCTTCCATGCAAATGGATTAAAAGTTAAAGATGAATTAGATAAATATGTAAAAATACTAAAAGACAATAGTAATATTGAAGTTGTAGGATTTGGCCAGTGTGCAATATTTAAATTAGCTAATAAATATAGATATGAAATCATAATTCGTTCAGTTAGTATAAAATCAATTCTTGAAGCTCTTCATAGTATTGATTCTACTATGGCTACTATTGATATGGACACAACTCACTAA
- a CDS encoding tetrahydrodipicolinate N-succinyltransferase N-terminal domain-containing protein, with translation MAYTKEEFKQLVTDIQSQDWYKNPIGFGIARVDRGQLNKDKILQATYPVANWEENYGSAAIFLNALKESGVDVDTSKSELVCDLNDKFLEKCIESFRPYIPEAKGQDHKNVQVLSTLASLPIDSGLTADNFKVVFIFEDTEPQTAESVYLKLYALSLGKAKLRSLNLNGAFGKLQNCAWVGNQPIELDWLRENEIALKISGKYPTIDMVDKFPRFLSHVIPADNTRILETSKVRFGAQLAGGTTVMPGAAYINFNAGTEGAVMVEGRISSSAIVGAGSDVGGGASILGVLSGTDGVPVSIGENTLLGANSCTGTAIGDSCILDAGVTILPGTKITLSEKAVEQLKEINPNKEIKTVMKGMDFLGVNGVHFRVNSQTGQTVAMRSTREVKLNSDLH, from the coding sequence ATGGCTTACACTAAAGAAGAGTTTAAACAATTAGTAACAGATATTCAATCACAAGATTGGTATAAAAACCCAATTGGATTTGGTATTGCAAGAGTTGACAGAGGACAACTTAATAAAGATAAAATTTTACAAGCAACTTATCCTGTGGCAAATTGGGAAGAAAATTATGGAAGTGCAGCTATTTTCTTAAATGCTTTAAAAGAGAGTGGTGTTGATGTAGATACTTCAAAATCAGAGTTAGTTTGTGATTTAAATGATAAATTTTTAGAAAAATGTATAGAGTCTTTTAGACCTTATATTCCAGAAGCAAAAGGGCAAGACCATAAAAATGTTCAAGTATTATCTACTCTTGCTTCTTTACCTATTGATAGTGGTTTAACTGCTGATAATTTCAAAGTAGTATTTATATTTGAAGATACAGAACCACAAACTGCAGAATCAGTATATTTAAAACTTTATGCTTTATCATTAGGAAAAGCAAAATTAAGAAGTCTTAACTTAAATGGTGCATTTGGTAAATTACAAAATTGTGCATGGGTTGGAAATCAACCAATAGAATTAGACTGGTTAAGAGAAAATGAAATTGCATTAAAAATTTCTGGAAAATATCCAACAATTGATATGGTAGATAAATTCCCAAGATTCTTATCTCACGTAATTCCTGCTGATAATACAAGAATTTTAGAGACTTCAAAAGTAAGATTTGGAGCACAACTTGCAGGTGGAACAACAGTAATGCCTGGTGCTGCTTATATTAACTTCAATGCAGGAACTGAAGGTGCTGTTATGGTTGAAGGTAGAATATCTTCAAGTGCTATTGTTGGAGCTGGTTCTGATGTTGGTGGAGGTGCGTCAATTCTTGGTGTTCTTTCTGGAACTGATGGAGTGCCTGTTTCAATTGGTGAAAATACTTTACTTGGTGCAAACTCTTGTACAGGTACAGCAATCGGTGATAGTTGTATTCTTGATGCAGGTGTTACAATCTTACCAGGAACAAAAATTACACTTTCAGAAAAAGCTGTTGAGCAATTAAAAGAGATTAATCCAAATAAAGAGATTAAAACAGTTATGAAAGGTATGGATTTCTTAGGTGTTAATGGAGTTCACTTTAGAGTTAATTCTCAAACAGGTCAAACTGTTGCTATGAGAAGTACAAGAGAAGTTAAACTAAACTCAGACCTACACTAA
- a CDS encoding winged helix-turn-helix domain-containing protein: protein MENKYNIGGQIWVQKDGGNFMGPGRIKLLEKLIINSNLKIAAQEANIEYEIALKNINAINKIANEPLAIKQSNEDTYEITAYGKKIIESYNKLKKEHEKFLLEINKTFTNDIEA, encoded by the coding sequence ATGGAAAATAAATATAATATTGGCGGACAAATCTGGGTTCAAAAAGATGGTGGAAATTTTATGGGGCCTGGACGTATAAAATTACTTGAAAAATTGATTATTAATTCAAATCTAAAAATAGCTGCTCAAGAAGCAAATATTGAATATGAAATAGCACTTAAAAATATTAATGCAATTAATAAAATAGCAAATGAACCATTAGCAATTAAACAATCAAATGAAGATACTTACGAAATAACAGCATATGGTAAAAAAATCATAGAATCATATAACAAATTAAAAAAAGAGCATGAGAAGTTTCTTTTGGAGATTAATAAGACTTTTACAAATGATATTGAAGCTTAG
- a CDS encoding murein hydrolase activator EnvC family protein: MIKYILISLLCINFLNASSKTIDKKIETNKSILDESKSKKMRTNLKIKILARQIQLQNKELTSLESQIVNVNNDIKEHQNLLETSKKNLDELKEKSKFLIKKKKTNEEQIVDTIIENFTSSIGIKLADESSPKELIDTEIYTLLSEHSKDQILKLNNNYEEVTLNKKENQKEINKISDYIQERKQKKKELNQLIKHHSKSLKSLEVKHQIYQKELKSVIQKQQELSSLLEKLNILKSQELKRERIAREKRQKRLLALKKRREQQRQKQQNNTQAEVEKRFAEDIDLDVKMIGSSTRGVKISRYRGKKTISPLKSFKVVKNFGKYYDPVYKIKLFNESVILKTNIPKAKVYSIFNGKIVYAKKDAGMLENVVIVQHSNGLHTIYSHLDEIAPTLKVGKWIKKGYVIGRVNDTLNFQATKNSYHIDPKDLFRI, encoded by the coding sequence ATGATTAAATATATTCTAATTTCATTACTTTGTATAAACTTTTTAAATGCCTCTAGTAAGACTATTGATAAAAAAATAGAGACAAATAAATCTATACTTGATGAAAGTAAATCCAAAAAGATGCGAACAAATCTAAAAATAAAGATTTTAGCAAGACAAATTCAACTACAAAACAAAGAGTTAACAAGTCTTGAATCTCAAATTGTAAATGTAAATAATGATATTAAAGAGCATCAAAACCTTTTAGAAACTTCAAAAAAAAACTTAGATGAATTAAAGGAAAAATCAAAATTTTTAATAAAAAAGAAAAAGACAAATGAAGAGCAAATAGTTGATACTATTATTGAAAACTTCACTTCTTCAATAGGAATAAAACTTGCAGATGAAAGCTCACCAAAAGAGCTAATTGATACAGAAATCTATACTTTATTATCAGAGCACTCAAAAGATCAAATACTAAAACTAAATAATAACTATGAAGAAGTTACACTAAATAAAAAAGAGAATCAAAAAGAGATAAATAAAATAAGTGATTATATACAAGAGAGAAAGCAGAAGAAAAAAGAGTTAAATCAACTAATAAAGCATCACTCAAAATCACTAAAATCATTAGAAGTTAAACATCAAATTTATCAAAAAGAGTTAAAAAGTGTTATTCAAAAACAACAAGAATTATCTTCACTTCTTGAAAAACTAAATATCTTAAAATCTCAAGAATTAAAAAGAGAAAGAATAGCAAGAGAGAAAAGACAAAAAAGACTTCTTGCTTTGAAAAAAAGAAGAGAACAACAAAGACAAAAACAACAAAACAATACTCAAGCTGAAGTAGAAAAAAGATTTGCTGAAGATATTGATTTGGATGTTAAGATGATTGGTTCTTCTACAAGAGGGGTTAAAATATCAAGATATAGAGGTAAAAAAACAATTTCACCTCTAAAAAGTTTCAAGGTTGTAAAAAACTTTGGGAAATATTATGACCCTGTTTATAAAATCAAACTATTTAATGAATCTGTAATACTAAAAACAAATATTCCAAAAGCAAAAGTTTACTCTATATTTAATGGTAAAATTGTATATGCTAAAAAAGATGCTGGTATGTTAGAAAATGTTGTTATTGTACAACATAGCAATGGATTACATACAATTTACTCGCACCTAGATGAAATTGCTCCAACTTTAAAAGTGGGTAAATGGATAAAAAAAGGTTATGTAATTGGAAGAGTTAATGATACACTAAATTTCCAAGCGACAAAAAACTCTTACCACATTGACCCAAAAGATTTATTTAGAATCTAA
- a CDS encoding cell division protein FtsX — MKFLKNILAFVIPLCAMLITFTLYLFTQNTVDKYKKKIADDYSIVVITNTPLIKEKLNEIAGMKVEKITTLKKEKIIDDIKSSLSTTSIELLRQKLPNFYKVHLESFPTTTQLNDIKDELYKNKNIRKVEIFSKNHNQVYLLLLLINEISFILFIVILIFSVLILAKQIQIWFYEHQEKIAILQLHGASILYSSSTIIKYAILSSFLAFFIVAGVFSFLVTNLTMVFPVELNDIVDVEMSLSKELFKLFFLSFGISILTIFGVLIKYKLKND; from the coding sequence ATGAAGTTTCTTAAAAATATTTTAGCTTTTGTAATACCATTATGTGCAATGTTAATAACATTTACTCTATATTTGTTTACTCAAAATACAGTAGATAAATATAAAAAGAAGATTGCAGATGATTATTCTATTGTTGTTATAACAAATACTCCTTTGATAAAAGAGAAGTTAAATGAAATAGCAGGAATGAAAGTTGAAAAGATAACTACATTAAAAAAAGAGAAGATAATTGATGATATTAAATCAAGTTTATCGACTACTTCAATTGAGTTATTAAGACAAAAATTACCAAATTTTTATAAAGTTCATTTAGAGAGTTTTCCAACTACAACTCAACTAAATGATATAAAAGATGAACTTTATAAGAATAAAAATATTAGAAAAGTAGAGATTTTTTCAAAAAACCATAATCAAGTATATTTATTACTTCTATTGATAAATGAGATTAGTTTTATTTTGTTTATTGTGATTTTGATTTTTTCTGTATTGATTTTAGCAAAACAGATACAAATATGGTTTTATGAGCATCAAGAAAAAATAGCAATCTTACAGCTTCATGGTGCTTCTATTTTATATAGTTCATCAACAATTATAAAATATGCAATATTAAGTTCATTTTTAGCATTTTTTATTGTTGCTGGTGTATTTTCATTTTTGGTTACTAATTTAACAATGGTATTTCCTGTTGAATTAAACGATATAGTTGATGTTGAGATGTCCTTAAGTAAAGAGTTATTTAAACTTTTCTTTTTATCATTTGGTATTTCTATTCTAACAATCTTTGGTGTATTAATTAAGTATAAATTGAAAAATGATTAA
- a CDS encoding cell division ATP-binding protein FtsE, giving the protein MIKAKNIYLAYDENKFIIKKGSFTINSKEFIFIGGTSGSGKSTLLKSFYGDIGLKHGSLNIDGLEMFNVTSKNLRKLRRDIGIIFQDYKLINEWTIEENIMIPLKINGYSTEVSRDQANKLLAHVKLGHRAGYYPNELSGGEQQRVAVARALAHNPKLIIADEPTGNLDDYSAEVVWNLLKGANEQLGITVVVVTHRVPKNFGIRFRQLSIEDGIIYEVS; this is encoded by the coding sequence ATGATAAAAGCAAAAAATATCTACTTAGCATACGATGAAAATAAATTTATTATTAAAAAAGGTAGTTTTACTATCAACAGTAAAGAGTTTATTTTTATTGGTGGTACAAGTGGTAGTGGAAAATCAACGCTTTTAAAATCTTTTTATGGAGATATTGGATTAAAACATGGAAGTTTAAATATCGATGGATTAGAGATGTTTAATGTAACTTCTAAAAACTTAAGAAAATTAAGAAGAGATATTGGAATCATTTTTCAAGATTATAAACTTATAAATGAGTGGACAATTGAAGAAAATATTATGATTCCTCTTAAAATAAATGGTTACTCAACAGAAGTTTCAAGGGATCAAGCAAATAAACTTTTAGCTCATGTAAAACTTGGTCATAGAGCTGGATACTATCCAAATGAACTAAGTGGTGGAGAACAACAAAGAGTTGCTGTTGCAAGGGCACTTGCACATAACCCAAAGTTAATAATTGCAGATGAACCAACAGGAAACTTAGATGATTATTCAGCTGAAGTTGTTTGGAACTTACTAAAAGGTGCAAATGAACAACTAGGAATTACAGTTGTTGTTGTAACACATAGAGTACCTAAAAACTTTGGCATAAGATTTAGACAATTATCAATTGAAGATGGAATAATATATGAAGTTTCTTAA